The Rhodothermus marinus DSM 4252 DNA segment GCCCCGGTGCTCTTTACCGGATCACCCGCACCCTCTACGAGGCCGGCCTCAACATTCAGGACATCGAACTGCTGAAGGTGCGCGAGGGCACAGGCGGTACCTTCCGACTGGGCTTCGCCACCGAGGCCGACGCCGACCGCGCCTGCGAGGCGCTTCGCCAGGCCGGCATCGAAGCCTTCCGTCCCGACGATCACGGAAACTGAACCCCGAAGCGAACCATGGCCGAAACCACCCTGAAACGCACGCCGCTTTACGACCGACACGTCGCGCTGGGCGCCCGCATGATGGGCTTTGGCGGCTTCGAAATGCCCGTGCAGTACACCAGCATCATCGATGAACACCTGGCCGTCCGGCGGGCGGCCGGTCTGTTCGACGTCTCCCACATGGGCGAAATCTTCGTGCGCGGGCCCCGCGCGTTCGACTTCGTGCAGCACCTGATCACCAACGACGCCGCCCGCCTTTACGACGGCCGCGCGCTCTATACGGTCATGTGCACCCCCGAAGGGGGCGTGGTGGACGACCTGCTGGTCTATCGTTTCGACGCCGAAACCTACCTGCTGGTGGTCAACGCCGCCAACATCGAGAAAGACTTCGCCTGGATGCAGGCGAACAACCCCATGGGCGCCCACCTGGAGAACCGTTCCGACGAGATCGCTCTGCTGGCCCTGCAGGGACCGGCCGCTTTCGAGATCGCCCGGCATTTCGTGCCCGACCTGGCGCCGAACAATCCCCGCTACTACCACTTCCGGGTCATGGAGCCGGGCACGTTTCTGGACTGCCGCTGGGCCGTGCTCTCGCACACCGGCTACACGGGCGAGCCGGGCCTGGAGATCTACTGCCATGCCGACGAAGCCGTCCGCGTATGGGATGCCCTGCTCGAGGTTGGCCAGGCCCACGGCCTCAAACCGGCCGGACTGGGCGCGCGCGACACGCTTCGGCTCGAAGCCGGCTACTGCCTCTACGGCCACGAGCTGGACGAATCGACCAACCCGCTGGAAGCCGGCC contains these protein-coding regions:
- the gcvT gene encoding glycine cleavage system aminomethyltransferase GcvT, whose protein sequence is MAETTLKRTPLYDRHVALGARMMGFGGFEMPVQYTSIIDEHLAVRRAAGLFDVSHMGEIFVRGPRAFDFVQHLITNDAARLYDGRALYTVMCTPEGGVVDDLLVYRFDAETYLLVVNAANIEKDFAWMQANNPMGAHLENRSDEIALLALQGPAAFEIARHFVPDLAPNNPRYYHFRVMEPGTFLDCRWAVLSHTGYTGEPGLEIYCHADEAVRVWDALLEVGQAHGLKPAGLGARDTLRLEAGYCLYGHELDESTNPLEAGLSWVVKFDKGDFIGREALLRVRENGPARRLIGLILEERGIPRAGYPITDEGGTSIGKVTSGTLSPVLQQGIALGYVPNRPDYTEPGRRLGVQIRSQILPARVHKPPFVELHRK